In Streptomyces ambofaciens ATCC 23877, a single genomic region encodes these proteins:
- a CDS encoding patatin-like phospholipase family protein, whose protein sequence is MMLTRRRNPSAPSSCTGSSEGEPRGPEPVGLDALPRPVAVVVGAGGVLGAAHVGVGHALEQRGFRPDMIIGTSVGALNGAIAAAHPDRAAPWLEHVWTELRRRDVYQLGFPSSRASIFTDRGLRRLIARAGLPSRIEELAVPFTAVAMDLVTGAPALLDHGDLESALLASAAIPGILPPVDREGRTLVDGGMTAYVPVLAAMRAGAASVVVVPTGPESSPLPATTPPRRAGAIAARVGLVLMHRQIERDLREVSRRLPTVVLPTGTDVWPAPWDFRHSRRLIDAAATTAGRFIDGLRVSGPGLYRAEEAPAEPAATERDPGAPTVTRWPSNLTTAKAGL, encoded by the coding sequence ATGATGCTGACCCGCCGCCGGAACCCGTCGGCTCCGTCGTCGTGCACCGGCTCCAGCGAGGGTGAACCGAGAGGCCCGGAGCCGGTGGGCCTGGACGCCCTCCCCCGTCCCGTGGCCGTGGTGGTGGGCGCCGGTGGTGTGCTCGGCGCGGCTCATGTGGGCGTGGGGCACGCCCTTGAACAGCGCGGATTCCGACCGGACATGATCATCGGCACCTCGGTGGGCGCACTGAACGGAGCCATAGCGGCAGCGCATCCCGACCGGGCCGCCCCGTGGCTGGAACACGTGTGGACCGAACTGCGCCGGCGTGACGTGTACCAGCTCGGCTTCCCGTCCTCGCGGGCCAGCATCTTCACGGACCGCGGCCTGCGCCGCCTGATCGCCCGGGCCGGGCTGCCGTCGCGGATCGAGGAGCTGGCGGTGCCGTTCACGGCGGTGGCGATGGACCTGGTCACGGGGGCTCCGGCACTTCTCGACCACGGTGACCTCGAATCCGCCCTGCTCGCGAGCGCGGCCATCCCCGGCATCCTCCCCCCGGTCGACCGCGAGGGCCGCACCCTCGTCGACGGCGGGATGACCGCCTACGTCCCGGTCCTGGCGGCCATGCGGGCGGGGGCGGCCAGCGTGGTGGTGGTGCCGACCGGCCCGGAGAGCTCACCGCTGCCGGCCACCACGCCGCCCCGGCGGGCGGGCGCCATCGCGGCACGGGTCGGCCTGGTGCTGATGCACCGTCAGATCGAACGGGACCTGCGTGAGGTGTCCCGGCGGCTGCCGACCGTCGTCCTGCCGACGGGGACGGACGTCTGGCCCGCCCCGTGGGACTTCCGCCACAGCCGGCGGCTCATCGACGCCGCCGCCACGACGGCCGGGCGCTTCATCGACGGCCTGCGTGTCAGCGGACCGGGCCTGTACCGGGCCGAGGAGGCCCCGGCCGAACCGGCCGCCACCGAACGGGATCCGGGCGCGCCGACCGTGACGCGGTGGCCGTCGAACCTCACCACTGCGAAGGCCGGCCTGTGA
- a CDS encoding macrolide family glycosyltransferase — MSTIAFLNIGMHGHVNPTLPVAAELVRRGHTVTYHTSPAFRKEIEATGASVRLYPGGDQPLPDPPTPITLMEALARTALGLLPAVLADLRGDRPDLIVHDSACPWGALAARELGVPAASSFTTFAYNRHVPSPTRGSRELLAAAAARPRSLLGYAAARLALRRRFATSGVPLLDLADIRQPLNLVYTSRAFQPAVEEFDRSYRFVGPSIGARPDDPSFPSDRLRDPVLYASLGTVFNADPRLLRTFATALAPLGGTVVVSTGQTDPTALGPLPGNVLTRRSVPQLEVLDRAALFITHGGMNSVNEALFAGVPLLVVPQGADQPMVARRVVELGAGLSIRTENVTEDSVRAVARRLLEDSRFRAATAGLRATQREAGGYRRAADELERYLRPAGPAARPTPVPPQGG; from the coding sequence GTGAGTACCATCGCGTTCCTCAACATCGGCATGCACGGACACGTCAACCCGACGCTGCCGGTGGCGGCCGAACTGGTCCGGCGCGGCCACACCGTCACCTACCACACGTCCCCCGCGTTCCGTAAGGAGATCGAAGCCACCGGCGCGAGCGTGCGCCTCTACCCGGGCGGCGACCAGCCGCTCCCGGACCCTCCGACGCCCATCACGCTGATGGAGGCGCTCGCGCGCACCGCCCTCGGACTGCTGCCCGCCGTCCTCGCCGACCTGCGCGGCGACCGGCCCGACCTGATCGTCCACGACAGCGCCTGCCCGTGGGGCGCGCTCGCCGCCCGTGAGCTCGGCGTACCGGCGGCGTCGTCGTTCACCACGTTCGCCTACAACCGCCATGTGCCCAGCCCCACCCGCGGATCGCGGGAGCTGCTGGCCGCGGCGGCGGCCCGCCCCCGCAGCCTTCTGGGCTACGCGGCGGCGCGACTCGCGCTGCGCCGCCGTTTCGCCACCTCGGGGGTGCCCCTGCTCGACCTGGCCGACATACGGCAGCCGCTGAACCTCGTGTACACCTCCCGGGCCTTCCAGCCCGCCGTCGAGGAGTTCGACCGGTCCTACCGGTTCGTGGGTCCCAGCATCGGCGCCCGGCCGGACGACCCGTCGTTCCCGTCGGACCGGCTCCGGGACCCGGTGCTGTACGCCTCGTTGGGCACGGTGTTCAACGCCGACCCGCGGCTGCTGCGCACCTTCGCCACGGCGCTCGCCCCGTTGGGAGGAACGGTGGTGGTCTCCACCGGGCAGACCGACCCCACCGCGCTGGGCCCCTTGCCCGGCAACGTGCTCACCCGCCGCTCCGTACCGCAACTGGAGGTGCTGGACCGCGCGGCACTGTTCATCACCCACGGCGGGATGAACAGCGTCAACGAGGCGCTGTTCGCCGGTGTCCCCCTGTTGGTCGTCCCGCAGGGCGCCGACCAGCCGATGGTGGCCCGCCGCGTGGTGGAGCTGGGAGCGGGCCTGTCGATCCGCACCGAGAACGTCACCGAGGACTCCGTGCGCGCGGTCGCCCGGCGCCTGCTCGAGGACTCCCGGTTCCGGGCGGCCACGGCAGGACTGCGGGCGACCCAGCGTGAGGCGGGCGGGTACCGGCGGGCCGCCGACGAACTGGAACGGTACCTGCGTCCGGCCGGCCCCGCCGCGCGCCCGACTCCCGTCCCACCGCAGGGGGGTTGA
- a CDS encoding carboxymuconolactone decarboxylase family protein gives MESRLNYFGNALAGKILRHLNSASKIAAESGVPTATQELVKIRASQINGCGFCTDMHTKDAAAAGETQLRLNLVAAWREAKVFTEAERAALELAEQGTRIADAAGGVTDDVWGNAAKHYDEEQLVALVSLIAIINAYNRINVINQQPAGDYQPGQFG, from the coding sequence ATGGAATCGCGTCTCAACTACTTCGGCAACGCCCTCGCCGGCAAGATCCTGCGGCACCTCAACTCCGCCAGCAAGATCGCTGCGGAGTCGGGTGTGCCCACGGCGACGCAGGAACTGGTGAAGATCCGCGCCAGCCAGATCAACGGCTGCGGCTTCTGCACCGACATGCACACGAAGGACGCCGCTGCCGCCGGGGAGACCCAGCTGCGCCTCAACCTGGTTGCCGCGTGGCGTGAGGCCAAGGTGTTCACCGAAGCGGAGCGCGCGGCGCTGGAGCTGGCCGAGCAGGGCACCCGGATCGCCGACGCGGCCGGGGGAGTCACCGACGACGTCTGGGGGAACGCCGCCAAGCACTACGACGAGGAGCAGCTCGTCGCGCTCGTCTCCCTCATCGCCATCATCAACGCCTACAACCGCATCAACGTGATCAACCAGCAGCCCGCCGGCGACTACCAGCCCGGTCAGTTCGGCTGA
- a CDS encoding SDR family oxidoreductase, which produces MRIAVIGGTGLIGSQVVEKLNAAGHEAVPHSLSTGVDVVGGQGVDGAVQGADVVVNLTNSPTFDDASPAFFQASMNNLLAAARKSGVGHFVILSIVGVDKVPELDYYRAKVLQEELLRGGPVPYSIVRATQFMEFMGAVLTWTADEENVRLPATPIQPIASKDVAAAVAEVAVGAPLNGIHSIGGPEVFALDELGRLTLSRKGDTRSVVTDPTAGMFAAVQGDVLTDVDAHLAPTRYTDWLS; this is translated from the coding sequence ATGAGGATCGCGGTCATCGGCGGTACCGGGCTGATCGGTTCACAGGTCGTCGAGAAGCTGAACGCGGCCGGACACGAGGCGGTACCGCACTCGCTGTCCACCGGTGTCGACGTCGTCGGCGGTCAGGGGGTGGACGGGGCGGTTCAAGGGGCCGACGTCGTCGTCAACCTGACGAACAGTCCCACCTTCGACGACGCGTCCCCGGCCTTCTTCCAGGCCTCGATGAACAACCTGCTGGCCGCGGCCCGGAAGAGCGGGGTGGGCCACTTCGTCATTCTCTCCATCGTCGGTGTCGACAAGGTGCCCGAGCTGGACTACTACCGCGCCAAGGTGCTGCAGGAGGAACTGCTGCGAGGCGGTCCGGTTCCGTACTCGATCGTGCGCGCCACCCAGTTCATGGAGTTCATGGGCGCGGTCCTGACCTGGACGGCCGACGAGGAGAACGTCCGCCTGCCCGCCACGCCGATCCAGCCGATCGCGTCGAAGGACGTGGCCGCGGCGGTGGCGGAGGTCGCCGTCGGCGCCCCCTTGAACGGCATCCACAGCATCGGCGGACCCGAGGTCTTCGCCCTCGACGAGCTGGGCCGGCTGACGCTCTCCCGCAAGGGCGACACACGCTCGGTGGTCACCGACCCGACCGCCGGGATGTTCGCGGCGGTCCAGGGCGATGTCCTCACCGACGTGGACGCCCACCTGGCTCCCACCCGGTACACCGACTGGCTTTCCTAG
- a CDS encoding nitroreductase, translating into MDVYEAVESRRSVRRFSDRPVPREVLQRVLSAAAWAPSGSNLQPWHAFVLSGGPLAALKKRAGARLAAGDPWDEPEYEQYPPRLKSPYRERRAAFGEQRYGALGIARADVEARQRAASGNWECFGAPAALFCYIDRDLGRPQWSDVGMFLQSVMLLLRAEGLHSCTQMAWAKFHRTVAETVAPPRDLVLFCGMSIGYEGPAESTTRTGRAALEETVTFVDGR; encoded by the coding sequence ATGGACGTCTACGAGGCGGTCGAGAGCCGGCGGTCGGTGCGCCGCTTCAGCGACCGGCCCGTCCCGCGAGAGGTGCTCCAGCGTGTGCTGTCCGCCGCGGCCTGGGCGCCTTCCGGATCGAACCTCCAGCCCTGGCACGCCTTCGTGCTCAGCGGTGGGCCGCTGGCCGCGCTCAAGAAGCGCGCGGGGGCCCGGCTGGCCGCCGGTGACCCCTGGGACGAACCGGAGTACGAGCAGTACCCGCCCCGGCTGAAGTCGCCGTACCGCGAGCGCCGGGCGGCCTTCGGGGAGCAGCGGTACGGCGCCCTGGGCATCGCGCGCGCGGACGTGGAGGCGCGTCAGAGGGCCGCGTCCGGGAACTGGGAGTGCTTCGGTGCGCCCGCCGCGCTGTTCTGCTACATCGACCGCGACCTGGGCCGCCCCCAGTGGTCCGATGTTGGCATGTTCCTGCAAAGTGTGATGCTTCTGCTGCGCGCGGAAGGTCTGCACAGTTGCACACAGATGGCTTGGGCGAAGTTCCACCGGACCGTCGCGGAGACCGTGGCGCCCCCGCGTGACCTGGTCCTCTTCTGCGGCATGTCCATCGGGTACGAGGGCCCCGCCGAGAGCACCACCCGCACGGGCCGGGCCGCCCTGGAGGAGACGGTCACGTTCGTGGACGGCCGCTGA
- a CDS encoding FMN-dependent NADH-azoreductase has product MATLLHIDSSVFPAEASASRSVTAAFRRTWEEQHPEGTVIYRDLATDPVPHITADAWSAGYADPSERTARQSAAFAARLELIEELEQADAILIGAPMYNYTVPSTLKAWLDSVLLLGRTAGEAPSAQGTPTVVVASRGGSYAPGTPRENFEFVQNYLEAVLRNTLGLDLDFIVPELTMAPRNPAMSELTPLFETSRERAHTDAVTKAKELTERLAANSGS; this is encoded by the coding sequence ATGGCCACGCTTCTGCACATCGACTCGTCCGTGTTCCCGGCCGAGGCGTCCGCGTCCCGGTCCGTCACGGCCGCGTTCCGTCGCACCTGGGAGGAACAGCACCCGGAGGGCACGGTGATCTACCGCGACCTCGCCACCGATCCCGTCCCGCACATCACCGCGGACGCCTGGTCCGCCGGTTACGCCGATCCCTCCGAGCGCACCGCGCGACAGTCCGCCGCGTTCGCCGCGCGTCTGGAGCTCATCGAGGAGCTGGAACAGGCGGACGCCATCCTGATCGGCGCTCCCATGTACAACTACACGGTCCCCTCCACCCTCAAGGCATGGCTGGACAGTGTGCTCCTGCTCGGCCGCACGGCAGGCGAAGCGCCCTCCGCGCAGGGCACGCCGACCGTGGTGGTCGCCAGCCGGGGCGGCTCCTACGCGCCGGGGACCCCGCGCGAGAACTTCGAGTTCGTGCAGAACTACCTGGAAGCCGTTCTCCGGAACACCCTCGGCCTGGACCTCGACTTCATCGTCCCGGAACTCACCATGGCCCCGCGCAACCCGGCCATGTCCGAGCTCACGCCCCTCTTCGAGACCTCCCGGGAGCGCGCCCACACCGACGCGGTCACCAAGGCCAAGGAACTCACCGAGCGTCTCGCCGCGAACAGCGGCAGCTGA
- a CDS encoding MarR family winged helix-turn-helix transcriptional regulator — protein sequence MAAHASSRDAAPRASDRPGDTSPFALGLLLRRAHWRAAGLMSEALRPLGLELRHFAVLIVLVDRGPTMQRDLAAATGTDKAGVMRVVDDLERKNLAVRRAVPGDRRARAVEITAEGLELFDAAHVAAEPLAERLVADLGPDGSEQLTRLLTRLAHPGGREE from the coding sequence ATGGCCGCTCACGCTTCCTCCCGGGACGCCGCGCCGCGCGCGAGCGACCGTCCCGGAGACACCTCGCCCTTCGCGCTGGGCCTGCTGTTGCGGCGCGCGCACTGGCGTGCGGCGGGTCTGATGTCGGAGGCGCTCCGGCCGCTCGGCCTCGAGCTGCGGCACTTCGCCGTGCTGATCGTGCTGGTCGACCGCGGCCCCACCATGCAGCGGGATCTCGCTGCGGCGACGGGGACGGACAAGGCGGGGGTCATGCGGGTCGTCGACGACCTGGAACGCAAGAACCTCGCCGTGCGCAGAGCCGTTCCGGGGGACCGTCGGGCCCGGGCGGTGGAGATCACCGCCGAAGGGCTGGAGCTCTTCGACGCGGCCCACGTCGCCGCAGAGCCGCTCGCCGAGCGCCTGGTCGCCGACCTGGGGCCCGACGGCTCCGAGCAGCTGACGCGTCTGCTGACCCGCCTCGCGCATCCGGGCGGCCGCGAGGAGTAG
- a CDS encoding LacI family DNA-binding transcriptional regulator yields the protein MSSRLKDVAALAGVSTRTVSNVVSGSASVAEETRARVQAALDELGYRPNVAARNLRAGRTGLIGLAIPELYSPYFGELASLIVHAARDRSWTVVIDQTFGDPEAERRLLDGDGGRLVDGLIISPWALGPEELTDRSRDVPVVLLGERQPQGLADRVAVDNVLAAEEATAHLLASGRRRIAAIGLQPHLRNETARQRLEGYRKALRGAGLEPDPALEQPVTTLHRKDGAAAMTALLDAGARPDAVFAFTDELALGALHVAHERGVSVPEDLAVVGFDGIEDGQYANPPLTTVVPDKRQIAERALQCLADRIYSPASTVAPLDIVVPHRLDIRASSGRRTG from the coding sequence GTGAGTAGTCGTCTGAAGGATGTCGCCGCCCTGGCGGGCGTCTCCACCCGCACCGTGTCCAACGTCGTGAGCGGTTCGGCCTCGGTGGCCGAGGAGACCAGGGCGCGGGTGCAGGCCGCTCTGGACGAGCTGGGCTACCGGCCGAACGTCGCCGCCCGCAACCTGCGGGCCGGACGCACCGGCCTCATCGGTCTCGCCATCCCGGAGCTGTACTCACCGTACTTCGGCGAACTGGCCAGCCTGATCGTCCATGCCGCCCGGGACCGCTCGTGGACCGTCGTCATCGACCAGACCTTCGGTGATCCGGAGGCGGAGCGGCGACTTCTGGACGGGGACGGTGGCCGCCTCGTCGACGGCCTGATCATCAGCCCGTGGGCCCTCGGGCCCGAGGAGCTGACCGACCGGTCCCGCGACGTTCCCGTCGTCCTCCTCGGCGAGCGGCAGCCACAGGGACTGGCCGATCGTGTCGCCGTGGACAACGTCCTCGCGGCCGAGGAGGCGACGGCTCACCTGCTCGCGTCGGGCCGCAGGCGCATCGCGGCGATCGGCCTCCAGCCGCATCTGCGCAACGAGACGGCCCGGCAGCGGCTGGAGGGCTACCGCAAGGCTCTGCGGGGCGCCGGGCTGGAGCCGGACCCCGCCCTCGAACAGCCCGTGACGACGCTGCACCGCAAGGACGGGGCGGCGGCGATGACGGCCCTGCTGGACGCGGGGGCCCGGCCGGACGCGGTCTTCGCGTTCACCGACGAACTCGCACTCGGCGCGTTGCACGTCGCTCACGAGCGAGGAGTGAGCGTCCCGGAGGACCTGGCCGTGGTGGGTTTCGACGGCATCGAGGACGGCCAGTACGCCAACCCGCCGCTGACGACCGTGGTTCCGGACAAGCGGCAGATCGCCGAACGCGCGCTGCAGTGCCTCGCCGACCGCATATACAGCCCGGCCTCCACGGTGGCACCCCTCGACATCGTGGTCCCGCACCGCCTCGACATACGCGCGAGCAGCGGTCGTCGTACCGGCTGA
- a CDS encoding phytanoyl-CoA dioxygenase family protein yields the protein MTVPVFPGIDVDDLDLDVSAHVRALYEDGITACKGAFTPRWADELGKDVAKAFEEARSRPGGAVGRGPNRYYVEIHPEQIRGFVELVDHPWVRSLCTATLGPDYRIVELGFDVPLEGAVNQPWHRDFPMPEETRRERRLTSLAFNVTTVDTEEDMGPFEIAPGTQWDDSEEFEHGMFPPRSHYGRYAERAVRKYPKRGDISARTALTVHRGTTNHSTKPRPVLVLGVDGPEATNGDRHDTAVTRAYWETLPDRVRRHLDCPVVEELTPVTQKHTIEGLVMGDA from the coding sequence ATGACCGTGCCCGTTTTCCCCGGTATCGACGTCGACGACCTGGACCTCGACGTGTCCGCACACGTGCGGGCCCTGTACGAGGACGGCATCACCGCGTGCAAGGGCGCCTTCACCCCCCGGTGGGCCGACGAGCTCGGCAAGGACGTCGCCAAGGCCTTCGAGGAGGCCCGCTCCCGCCCCGGCGGCGCGGTCGGCCGCGGACCGAACCGCTACTACGTCGAGATCCACCCCGAACAGATCAGGGGCTTCGTGGAACTGGTCGACCACCCCTGGGTGCGCTCCCTGTGCACCGCGACCCTCGGCCCCGACTACCGCATCGTGGAGCTCGGATTCGACGTCCCGCTGGAAGGCGCCGTCAACCAGCCGTGGCACCGCGACTTCCCCATGCCCGAGGAGACCCGCCGCGAACGGCGCCTCACCTCCCTCGCGTTCAACGTCACCACCGTCGACACCGAGGAGGACATGGGCCCCTTCGAGATCGCTCCCGGCACCCAGTGGGACGACAGCGAGGAGTTCGAGCACGGCATGTTCCCGCCCCGCTCCCACTACGGCCGCTACGCGGAGCGGGCCGTACGCAAGTACCCCAAGCGCGGTGACATCTCGGCCCGTACCGCCCTGACCGTCCACCGGGGAACCACCAACCACTCCACCAAGCCCCGGCCCGTCCTGGTCCTGGGCGTCGACGGACCCGAGGCGACGAACGGCGACCGGCACGACACGGCCGTGACCCGTGCCTACTGGGAGACGCTTCCGGACCGGGTGCGGCGGCATCTGGACTGCCCGGTCGTGGAGGAGCTGACGCCGGTGACGCAGAAGCACACCATCGAGGGTCTGGTCATGGGCGATGCCTGA
- a CDS encoding sugar porter family MFS transporter, producing the protein MPETATAAPATGDTRPSGRRPAQVYAVAAVSALGGLLFGYDTGIISGALLHLREDLGLSSRGQEIVVSVILVGAMAGALCSGRLAGRFGRRRVILWVAVVFAAGALGAALAPGTGSLIAARFVLGLAVGGASNMVPVYIAELAPTAIRGRLMVLFQLMVAIGQLLAYLCGWLFAGSGGWRIMFGLAVVPAMVLAVGMLRLPESPRWLVEHGHEDAAAAVLRRLRPGDADVAAEIDSIREVSAASPRADRRALTRPWVRPALVVALGVAAFSQLTGINAVVYYAPTMLSDAGFGDSVALLTGIGIGTMLVVAGVTGAIAVDALGRRRTMLCFVPLSGLAMTVLGAAFLLDDSPAQRWTVIGALFAYILFNGIGMQSVVWLIAPEILPLSVRGPATSLATLTVWGFDLLIAVTALSTVNAIGRSGTFFLYAAMNVLCVVFVVLKVPETRGRSLESIEKALRAPGGLRRNLDGAG; encoded by the coding sequence ATGCCTGAGACCGCCACGGCCGCCCCCGCCACCGGGGACACCCGGCCGTCCGGCCGTCGGCCCGCCCAGGTCTACGCGGTCGCGGCGGTGTCCGCCCTGGGCGGCCTGCTCTTCGGCTACGACACGGGCATCATCTCCGGTGCCCTGCTCCACCTCCGCGAAGACCTCGGACTGTCCTCGCGGGGGCAGGAGATCGTGGTCAGCGTGATCCTGGTCGGCGCGATGGCCGGCGCACTGTGCTCGGGCCGTCTCGCCGGACGCTTCGGACGCCGCCGGGTGATCCTCTGGGTGGCGGTGGTCTTCGCCGCGGGCGCCCTGGGCGCGGCGCTGGCGCCGGGGACCGGGTCGCTGATCGCCGCTCGCTTCGTACTCGGCCTGGCCGTGGGCGGAGCGTCCAACATGGTTCCGGTCTACATCGCCGAACTGGCGCCGACGGCCATCCGCGGCCGCCTCATGGTGCTCTTCCAGCTGATGGTGGCCATCGGGCAGTTGCTCGCCTATCTGTGCGGGTGGCTGTTCGCCGGCAGCGGCGGGTGGCGGATCATGTTCGGGCTGGCCGTCGTCCCGGCGATGGTTCTGGCCGTCGGCATGCTGCGACTGCCGGAGAGCCCGCGGTGGCTCGTCGAACACGGTCACGAGGACGCGGCGGCGGCCGTCCTGCGGCGCCTTCGGCCCGGTGACGCGGACGTCGCGGCCGAGATCGACAGCATCCGCGAGGTCTCGGCCGCCTCTCCCCGCGCGGACCGCCGCGCCCTCACCAGGCCCTGGGTCCGGCCGGCCCTGGTCGTCGCCCTGGGCGTGGCGGCCTTCTCACAGCTGACCGGGATCAACGCCGTCGTCTACTACGCCCCGACGATGCTGTCCGACGCCGGGTTCGGCGACTCGGTCGCGCTCCTCACCGGCATCGGTATCGGAACGATGCTCGTCGTCGCGGGGGTCACCGGTGCGATCGCCGTGGACGCCCTCGGCCGGCGCCGCACGATGCTCTGCTTCGTACCGCTGTCGGGGCTGGCCATGACCGTCCTGGGAGCCGCCTTCCTGCTGGACGACTCCCCCGCCCAGCGCTGGACCGTGATCGGCGCCCTGTTCGCCTACATCCTGTTCAACGGCATCGGCATGCAGTCGGTCGTCTGGCTCATCGCTCCGGAGATCCTGCCGCTGAGCGTGCGCGGCCCGGCGACGAGCCTGGCCACGCTCACCGTCTGGGGCTTCGACCTGCTGATCGCCGTGACGGCACTGAGCACCGTCAACGCCATAGGACGTTCGGGGACCTTCTTCCTGTACGCCGCCATGAACGTGCTCTGCGTCGTCTTCGTCGTCCTCAAGGTGCCCGAGACGCGCGGCAGGTCGCTGGAGAGCATCGAGAAGGCGCTGAGAGCCCCCGGCGGCCTGCGGCGCAATCTGGACGGCGCGGGCTGA
- a CDS encoding GvpL/GvpF family gas vesicle protein, producing the protein MTENTALYVYALLPDRADAAEGVTGLDGRPLRVVAVPGTGVAALVHEATPAPFQGDDDRVRRWVAEQSEAVTTVWERAGSLLPMTFNVLVAADTASGRSAEQRLGDWIREQEEDITGQLDALSGRCELRVEVTLDRQAASAGGSAASTEETEGGARSPGMRRLLAKQREQREKNAAGQLADTLHAGLRRRLLAVAEDLRDRGAAHRDPGETDVLSAALLVRREDINSVGAVLSEAQALQPALRIRFLGPWPPYSFTETRPQAAAEHAAG; encoded by the coding sequence ATGACGGAGAACACCGCCCTGTACGTGTACGCCCTGCTGCCCGACCGGGCCGACGCCGCAGAGGGGGTCACCGGTCTCGACGGGCGGCCCCTGCGCGTGGTGGCGGTTCCGGGCACCGGCGTCGCCGCGCTGGTGCACGAGGCCACGCCGGCCCCCTTCCAGGGCGACGACGACCGGGTACGGCGCTGGGTGGCCGAACAGAGCGAGGCGGTCACCACGGTCTGGGAACGTGCCGGCAGCCTGCTGCCCATGACCTTCAACGTCCTCGTCGCGGCCGACACCGCGTCCGGACGCAGTGCCGAGCAGCGGCTGGGCGACTGGATCAGGGAACAGGAGGAGGACATCACCGGGCAGTTGGACGCTCTGTCCGGGCGGTGCGAGCTGCGCGTGGAGGTCACCCTCGACCGGCAGGCCGCGTCCGCCGGCGGTTCCGCCGCGAGTACGGAGGAGACCGAGGGCGGCGCGCGGTCGCCGGGCATGCGCAGGCTGCTCGCCAAGCAGCGGGAGCAGCGGGAGAAGAACGCGGCCGGGCAGCTCGCGGACACGCTGCACGCCGGTCTCCGGCGCCGCCTGCTGGCGGTCGCCGAGGACCTGCGCGACCGCGGCGCGGCCCACCGCGATCCTGGAGAGACCGATGTCCTGTCCGCCGCCCTGCTCGTGCGGCGCGAGGACATCAACTCGGTCGGCGCCGTCCTGAGCGAGGCGCAGGCCCTCCAGCCCGCGCTGCGCATCCGCTTCCTCGGGCCCTGGCCCCCGTACTCGTTCACCGAGACACGGCCGCAGGCGGCGGCGGAACACGCGGCGGGCTGA
- a CDS encoding gas vesicle protein K, producing MPLTVDEKSLKHGVLSLVVTLVEVIQEALDRQAMRRIDGGDLDPEEAERLADALLELDEAMEQIKEDHGIVGSVADLHRGLDDVVDDVVDKLINPQRWAEEAGR from the coding sequence ATGCCGTTGACCGTCGACGAGAAGAGCCTCAAGCACGGGGTGCTGTCCCTCGTCGTGACGCTGGTCGAGGTGATCCAGGAGGCCCTGGACCGCCAGGCCATGCGGCGCATCGACGGCGGCGACCTCGACCCGGAGGAGGCCGAACGCCTCGCCGACGCCCTGCTGGAACTGGACGAGGCGATGGAACAGATCAAGGAGGACCACGGCATCGTCGGCTCGGTCGCCGACCTGCACCGCGGGCTGGACGACGTGGTCGACGACGTCGTGGACAAGCTGATCAACCCCCAGCGCTGGGCGGAGGAGGCCGGCCGATGA